From the genome of Edaphobacter dinghuensis, one region includes:
- a CDS encoding MarR family winged helix-turn-helix transcriptional regulator, translating to MNDLKKDGRETDTSGVHLWLVLWKAMRSLEAHAERNIGGFGMGQSDFGVLEALLHRGPLSVKQIGAKVLLTSGSMTAAVDRLEARGLVTRQDDAEDRRSRIIHLTDAGRELIERVFAEHREAMEEAVAGFPVEERAALIESLRRLGRLAEDKFSGK from the coding sequence ATGAATGACCTGAAAAAAGACGGACGAGAGACGGATACCAGCGGGGTTCATCTTTGGCTGGTTCTCTGGAAGGCGATGCGCTCTCTGGAGGCCCACGCCGAACGGAACATTGGCGGCTTCGGAATGGGGCAGAGCGACTTTGGAGTTCTTGAGGCGCTGCTGCATCGCGGGCCGTTGAGCGTAAAGCAGATTGGAGCCAAGGTGTTGTTGACCAGCGGCTCCATGACGGCGGCGGTCGACAGGCTGGAGGCACGCGGTTTGGTGACTCGGCAGGACGATGCGGAGGACCGGCGATCGCGGATTATTCACCTGACCGATGCCGGAAGAGAGTTGATCGAAAGAGTATTTGCCGAACACCGCGAGGCGATGGAGGAGGCGGTCGCCGGATTTCCGGTGGAGGAGAGAGCGGCGCTGATCGAGTCGTTGCGACGGCTGGGGCGGCTGGCTGAGGACAAGTTTTCAGGTAAGTGA